The bacterium genome segment TTGAATGCAATGCGGAAGCAAAATCAAAAGCCTTTCGGCACTGAACCTCCCTTTTTTAGCCTGCGCCCAGAAAAGTTTGTTACTAACGGCTATAAAGCTCTCCCTTAGCTTGTCTTTCTCGATTCCAAAAAGGCTCGAGCCTATAAGATACACTATCGGTGGAAGTATGCGCATAGTTATCTGCGTTTTCCCGTGTGGATACAAAAGGTCATAGCCAGTAATTGTCGTGAGCGTTATCAAACCAAGTCCGCCAAAAATCACTATTATCAAAGCACCGAAAGATATGCCCACACCATAGCAGAGTAGCTTCGATATCTCGCAAAGCCTCGGCTGAGAAAGATAGAATACTAAAGCAATTGCAAATGCGAATACTATGTATGCAAGCCAAGATAAAACCAGAAATGGCGTTGTGTTCCACGCCTCGCTTTTCGGAATTATGTTATTTCGGGATTTTTGCCCTTTCGATTTCACCTTTTATAGTTTGGGTTTTACTTTGCCTGAAAACTCTTCTTAGAAGCTTTTCAACAAATTTTTTAGCCAAAAGCACTCCTCGTGGACCTGCCAATATCACTCCTGCTGCTGACATACCCCATGTTATAGCGTATATTATCGTTGCCCAAACCATAAACTTTGCCTGATGATATTTTGCAGTTAAATAACCGCCAACAGCAAAGCCAATCCATCCTATAGGCGGGTTTATTATGAGCAGCACGATTCCTACTCGGAAAGCCCGCTCGCTCTCCCTTATCCTTTTAAGAATTCTTCTTAACATTACCAAGGACTAATATGTCAGTATTACTCTGACCTCGACCCCCTCAAACCTGTCCTCGTAGCGGCATATTCCGCCTGAGCAGAAAAATCCACCGGGACGGCTTCCAAGGCTTATTCGCATGTCAGCATTCTCGATTAGTTTGAGGCTACTTACCGCTCTTATGTAACTTTCCTCGTCCACAACACCGCCTTCAAGTCCAATACTCCCGAAACCAGCATAATTGATGTTAACCGTGAAGTAGATGTTTCTGTGATATGCATCCTGATAGCTCCATTGCTGTCCCTCGGCAGTGATAGTAAGCGCAAATGGCGAGGGTTCGGGGCGCAGTGTAAGGTCGGTTATCCCGGTAAGATAGGTAGTATCCTTATCCGCCACATATTCTCCAGCAACCGTTATGTCAACGAATTTTCTTTCTTTGGATAACTCGAGCCAGAGTTGGGAATACTTATCCGTCCCGTCATGTCTTGCTGCTGATGCAAAAAATACCTCGCCTGACATGCCAAACTTATTGCCAGAAGCGCTAAACGCAAAGCCTACCTCATCGTTAAGATTAACTTTTTTAACATGACGGCTTGGAAGAGTGTATGGTGAATAGTGTATTAATGTCGGGGGGTTATTGTACTGCTTCTCCCTTATGACGAAGTTGTCATAGTTCTTGTATTCCCCCATGAAGGAGAAATCGCTTATATAGAATACGGTGGAAAGGTAATATGCGTAACCAGTTGGCAGCTCTTCCCACA includes the following:
- a CDS encoding DUF116 domain-containing protein, yielding MKSKGQKSRNNIIPKSEAWNTTPFLVLSWLAYIVFAFAIALVFYLSQPRLCEISKLLCYGVGISFGALIIVIFGGLGLITLTTITGYDLLYPHGKTQITMRILPPIVYLIGSSLFGIEKDKLRESFIAVSNKLFWAQAKKGRFSAERLLILLPHCIQWHDCPWKITWSVENCRKCGMCPVGALVNLHGKGGISVYVATGGTVARRVVTEAKPTMILAVACPRDLAEGMVDVYPIPVYGILIERPNGPCFDTYLSLHRVFEFLRQFRPDVYESIKDSAKQMADEYEAKYSSEKALVMGA